From a region of the Salmo trutta chromosome 10, fSalTru1.1, whole genome shotgun sequence genome:
- the LOC115201750 gene encoding prosaposin isoform X1 translates to MLYLALFFVSAAVATPLLGTEQCARGPPYWCHNVKTASICGAVVHCQQNVWNQPQMKSVPCDLCKEVLVVVDQLLKDNATEGEILGYLEKACTLIPDKNLSAECKELVDSYYPILMGIITGELEDPQVVCGAMGLCGTQQAALARLAKLKSNQSPQLTSNEIPQVDLAQRVAPFLLNVPGLLYPQAQDNTKQGPAAAQETGDVCEDCVKFITDTQEEAKSNSTFVNSLIEQIQNQCDMLGPGISDLCKQYVSQYAPLIVQQLMSMEQQPKDICTFAGFCSADVKTSVPMMKLVAAKTIPAVKLVPATKMEAAKPAKNMVRARDSAQCAVCEFVMKEMESMLEDEKTEQDVVRAVEKVCSVLPSSLSVQCKDLIEAYGQAIIELLVQEADPKTICTVLGLCKDASRAFIPVLDQAQVEAGGFCEVCKVAVQYIDGILEQNATEAQIEDAVRKVCSFVPEAVRSECDQLVEQYEPMLVQLLLQMLDPDFVCMKLGVCPEAVQRLLGMEQCSWGPAFWCKDMDSAKRCNAVAHCRRHVWE, encoded by the exons ATGCTGTACCTCGCTTTGTTTTTCGTCTCCGCAG CCGTCGCCACCCCTCTGTTGGGTACTGAACAGTGTGCCCGTGGTCCTCCTTACTGGTGCCACAATGTGAAGACTGCCTCTATCTGTGGTGCTGTGGTCCACTGCCAACAGAATGTATGGAACCAACCCCAGATG AAATCTGTGCCATGTGACCTGTGTAAAGAGGTGTTGGTTGTGGTGGACCAGCTGCTGAAAGACAATGCTACTGAG GGTGAGATCCTGGGTTACCTGGAGAAGGCCTGTACCTTAATCCCTGACAAGAATCTGTCTGCAGAGTGTAAGGAGCTGGTAGACAGCTACTACCCTATCCTTATGGGTATCATCACTGGAGAACTG GAGGATCCCCAGGTGGTGTGTGGTGCCATGGGGTTGTGTGGTACCCAGCAGGCAGCTCTGGCCAGGCTGGCTAAGCTCAAGTCCAACCAGAGCCCCCAGCTCACATCCAACGAGATCCCCCAGGTAGACCTAGCCCAGAGGGTCGCCCCCTTCCTCCTCAACGTCCCTGGGCTCCTTTACCCTCAGGCGCAGGATAACACCAAGCAGGGACCTGCTGCAGCACAG GAGACTGGAGACGTTTGTGAGGACTGTGTGAAGTTCATCACAGACACTCAGGAGGAAGCGAAGAGCAACTCTACCTTCGTCAACTCTCTGATCGAGCAGATCCAGAACCAGTGTGACATGCTGGGGCCTGGCATCTCTGACCTG TGCAAGCAGTACGTCAGCCAGTACGCTCCTCTCATCGTCCAGCAGCTGATGTCCATG GAACAG CAACCCAAGGATATCTGTACCTTTGCTGGCTTCTGCTCTGCTGATGTGAAGACCTCTGTCCCCATGATGAAGCTGGTGGCTGCCAAAACCATCCCCGCTGTCAAACTGGTTCCTGCCACTAAGATGGAGGCTGCCAAGCCTGCCAAG AACATGGTGCGTGCCCGTGACTCCGCCCAGTGTGCCGTATGTGAGTTCGTGATGAAGGAGATGGAGAGCATGCTGGAGGATGAGAAGACAGAG cAAGATGTGGTGCGTGCTGTGGAGAAGGTGTGCTCTGTGCTGCCTTCCTCCCTGTCGGTCCAGTGTAAGGACCTGATTGAGGCCTACGGCCAGGCCATCATTGAGCTGCTGGTACAGGAGGCTGACCCTAAGACTATCTGCACTGTGTTGGGGCTCTGCAAGGACGCTAGCCGCGCCTTCATCC CGGTGCTGGACCAGGCCCAGGTTGAGGCGGGTGGGTTCTGTGAGGTGTGTAAGGTGGCTGTGCAGTACATCGACGGTATCCTGGAACAGAACGCCACAGAGGCACAGATCGAAGACGCAGTCAGGAAAGTCTGCAGCTTTGTACCGGAGGCCGTGAGGAGCGAG tgtgACCAGCTGGTTGAGCAGTATGAGCCCATGCTGGTTCAGCTCCTCCTGCAGATGTTGGACCCTGACTTTGTCTGCATG AAGTTGGGGGTCTGTCCTGAGGCAGTGCAAAGGCTTCTGGGTATGGAGCAGTGTAGCTGGGGACCTGCCTTCTGGTGCAAGGACATGGACTCTGCAAAACGCTGCAAT gcGGTGGCACACTGCAGGCGTCACGTGTGGGAATAG
- the LOC115201750 gene encoding prosaposin isoform X2 encodes MLYLALFFVSAAVATPLLGTEQCARGPPYWCHNVKTASICGAVVHCQQNVWNQPQMKSVPCDLCKEVLVVVDQLLKDNATEGEILGYLEKACTLIPDKNLSAECKELVDSYYPILMGIITGELEDPQVVCGAMGLCGTQQAALARLAKLKSNQSPQLTSNEIPQVDLAQRVAPFLLNVPGLLYPQAQDNTKQGPAAAQETGDVCEDCVKFITDTQEEAKSNSTFVNSLIEQIQNQCDMLGPGISDLCKQYVSQYAPLIVQQLMSMQPKDICTFAGFCSADVKTSVPMMKLVAAKTIPAVKLVPATKMEAAKPAKNMVRARDSAQCAVCEFVMKEMESMLEDEKTEQDVVRAVEKVCSVLPSSLSVQCKDLIEAYGQAIIELLVQEADPKTICTVLGLCKDASRAFIPVLDQAQVEAGGFCEVCKVAVQYIDGILEQNATEAQIEDAVRKVCSFVPEAVRSECDQLVEQYEPMLVQLLLQMLDPDFVCMKLGVCPEAVQRLLGMEQCSWGPAFWCKDMDSAKRCNAVAHCRRHVWE; translated from the exons ATGCTGTACCTCGCTTTGTTTTTCGTCTCCGCAG CCGTCGCCACCCCTCTGTTGGGTACTGAACAGTGTGCCCGTGGTCCTCCTTACTGGTGCCACAATGTGAAGACTGCCTCTATCTGTGGTGCTGTGGTCCACTGCCAACAGAATGTATGGAACCAACCCCAGATG AAATCTGTGCCATGTGACCTGTGTAAAGAGGTGTTGGTTGTGGTGGACCAGCTGCTGAAAGACAATGCTACTGAG GGTGAGATCCTGGGTTACCTGGAGAAGGCCTGTACCTTAATCCCTGACAAGAATCTGTCTGCAGAGTGTAAGGAGCTGGTAGACAGCTACTACCCTATCCTTATGGGTATCATCACTGGAGAACTG GAGGATCCCCAGGTGGTGTGTGGTGCCATGGGGTTGTGTGGTACCCAGCAGGCAGCTCTGGCCAGGCTGGCTAAGCTCAAGTCCAACCAGAGCCCCCAGCTCACATCCAACGAGATCCCCCAGGTAGACCTAGCCCAGAGGGTCGCCCCCTTCCTCCTCAACGTCCCTGGGCTCCTTTACCCTCAGGCGCAGGATAACACCAAGCAGGGACCTGCTGCAGCACAG GAGACTGGAGACGTTTGTGAGGACTGTGTGAAGTTCATCACAGACACTCAGGAGGAAGCGAAGAGCAACTCTACCTTCGTCAACTCTCTGATCGAGCAGATCCAGAACCAGTGTGACATGCTGGGGCCTGGCATCTCTGACCTG TGCAAGCAGTACGTCAGCCAGTACGCTCCTCTCATCGTCCAGCAGCTGATGTCCATG CAACCCAAGGATATCTGTACCTTTGCTGGCTTCTGCTCTGCTGATGTGAAGACCTCTGTCCCCATGATGAAGCTGGTGGCTGCCAAAACCATCCCCGCTGTCAAACTGGTTCCTGCCACTAAGATGGAGGCTGCCAAGCCTGCCAAG AACATGGTGCGTGCCCGTGACTCCGCCCAGTGTGCCGTATGTGAGTTCGTGATGAAGGAGATGGAGAGCATGCTGGAGGATGAGAAGACAGAG cAAGATGTGGTGCGTGCTGTGGAGAAGGTGTGCTCTGTGCTGCCTTCCTCCCTGTCGGTCCAGTGTAAGGACCTGATTGAGGCCTACGGCCAGGCCATCATTGAGCTGCTGGTACAGGAGGCTGACCCTAAGACTATCTGCACTGTGTTGGGGCTCTGCAAGGACGCTAGCCGCGCCTTCATCC CGGTGCTGGACCAGGCCCAGGTTGAGGCGGGTGGGTTCTGTGAGGTGTGTAAGGTGGCTGTGCAGTACATCGACGGTATCCTGGAACAGAACGCCACAGAGGCACAGATCGAAGACGCAGTCAGGAAAGTCTGCAGCTTTGTACCGGAGGCCGTGAGGAGCGAG tgtgACCAGCTGGTTGAGCAGTATGAGCCCATGCTGGTTCAGCTCCTCCTGCAGATGTTGGACCCTGACTTTGTCTGCATG AAGTTGGGGGTCTGTCCTGAGGCAGTGCAAAGGCTTCTGGGTATGGAGCAGTGTAGCTGGGGACCTGCCTTCTGGTGCAAGGACATGGACTCTGCAAAACGCTGCAAT gcGGTGGCACACTGCAGGCGTCACGTGTGGGAATAG